A window from uncultured Desulfobacter sp. encodes these proteins:
- a CDS encoding aminotransferase class V-fold PLP-dependent enzyme, translating into MTTKNTGPFSLHFDTLAIHHGLKESGFDGATLPPIYQNAAHYHETAQDLSKTFAGETNDHIYMRLTNPTNQFLENKLCALESGKKAILTSSGMAAINNACMTLLRAGDELVASKSLFMSTFNLFINIYKKYGIKAILVDPLDPEQIESSITDKTRFVYIETITNPGMEIADIRKIASIAHQKGVPLLVDNTLASPWLCRPIELGADIVLHSTTKYLSGHGASMGGLIVDAGNFDWSQPRFEDFDSVVKQVGNLSFITKAWREAQVNFGTTPAPFHSFLTAVGLNTLGVRMERHMENAMKTASFLKKHPKVKWVNFPGFEDHMSHKTARDQFGGRGFGTMLTFGLESEAACFECIDRLSMILNLANLGDCKTLIIHPWSTQYVTFPKEQREQMADPCLLRLSVGIEHIDDICVDLDQALAGV; encoded by the coding sequence ATGACCACAAAAAATACGGGACCTTTCTCTCTTCACTTTGACACTCTGGCCATCCATCACGGATTAAAAGAATCCGGGTTTGACGGCGCAACCCTTCCCCCCATTTACCAAAATGCGGCCCATTATCACGAGACGGCCCAGGATTTGAGCAAAACCTTTGCAGGAGAAACCAACGATCATATTTATATGCGGCTGACCAATCCGACCAACCAGTTTCTGGAAAATAAACTCTGTGCGTTGGAATCTGGCAAAAAGGCGATTTTGACATCATCGGGCATGGCTGCCATCAACAATGCCTGCATGACACTGCTGAGGGCCGGTGACGAGCTTGTGGCTTCAAAATCCCTTTTTATGTCCACCTTTAATCTGTTTATCAATATCTATAAGAAATATGGAATCAAGGCCATCCTTGTCGACCCCCTGGATCCGGAACAAATTGAAAGTTCCATTACCGATAAAACCCGGTTTGTTTACATCGAAACCATTACCAACCCGGGGATGGAAATTGCCGATATCCGAAAAATTGCAAGTATTGCTCACCAAAAAGGTGTTCCGTTGCTGGTGGATAATACCTTGGCGTCTCCATGGCTTTGCCGGCCCATTGAATTGGGGGCCGATATTGTGCTTCACTCCACCACCAAATACCTGTCCGGCCATGGTGCGTCCATGGGTGGGCTGATTGTGGATGCGGGCAACTTTGACTGGTCCCAGCCAAGGTTTGAGGATTTTGACAGCGTGGTCAAGCAGGTTGGAAATCTGAGCTTTATCACCAAGGCATGGAGAGAGGCTCAGGTCAACTTCGGAACTACGCCTGCCCCGTTCCACTCTTTTTTGACGGCTGTGGGTCTGAACACCTTGGGGGTCAGGATGGAACGCCACATGGAGAACGCCATGAAAACAGCCTCTTTTTTAAAAAAACATCCAAAGGTGAAATGGGTGAACTTCCCTGGATTTGAGGATCACATGAGCCACAAAACCGCCAGGGATCAATTTGGCGGCCGGGGATTCGGGACCATGCTGACCTTTGGTCTGGAAAGTGAAGCGGCCTGTTTTGAATGCATTGACCGGCTCTCCATGATCCTTAATCTGGCCAACCTGGGAGATTGCAAAACTTTAATTATCCATCCCTGGTCCACCCAGTATGTTACCTTTCCAAAGGAACAGCGCGAACAGATGGCTGATCCCTGCCTGCTACGCCTTTCCGTAGGTATTGAGCACATTGATGATATCTGTGTCGACCTAGATCAGGCACTGGCAGGGGTATAG
- a CDS encoding homoserine O-acetyltransferase, producing the protein MSEYTDHDQTGATVGLVQKKYFTFAEPPERFKLESGADIGPVTLAYETCGTLNPDRSNAVLVCHALTGDSHVAGYYNAKDPKPGWWDIMVGPGKGIDTENWFVICCNVIGSCMGTTGPVSTNPETGKEYGTDFPLITIADMVKAQKALLNHLEIKKLAAVVGGSVGGMQVLDWCVRYPEIPSFAVVLASTCRHSALAIAFNEVARQSIMADPNWNDGHYYSGKKPDMGLAIARMIGHITYLSDESMRLKFGRRLQNRSDLSFEFGAEFQVESYLQHQGQKFIERFDANSFLYITKAADYFDLARDHGKGSLVQAFSKVAAKFLVVSYTSDWLYPTYQSKEMVTAMKKNNLDISFCEIDAQWGHDAFLLPNPKLNNLMKGFLGRALSENK; encoded by the coding sequence ATGAGCGAATATACGGATCACGATCAAACCGGTGCCACTGTCGGGCTGGTCCAAAAAAAATATTTTACCTTTGCAGAGCCGCCGGAACGGTTCAAACTCGAAAGCGGGGCGGATATCGGCCCGGTGACCCTTGCCTATGAAACCTGCGGCACCTTAAACCCGGACCGGTCCAATGCTGTTCTGGTCTGCCACGCTCTGACCGGGGATTCCCATGTGGCCGGGTATTACAATGCCAAAGATCCAAAACCCGGCTGGTGGGATATCATGGTGGGGCCCGGCAAGGGAATTGATACGGAGAACTGGTTTGTAATCTGCTGTAACGTCATCGGCTCCTGTATGGGAACCACAGGACCCGTTTCCACAAACCCTGAAACCGGCAAAGAATACGGAACGGACTTTCCCCTGATCACCATTGCAGATATGGTCAAGGCCCAAAAAGCCCTTTTGAACCATCTGGAAATCAAAAAACTGGCTGCCGTAGTCGGTGGTTCCGTGGGGGGGATGCAGGTGCTTGATTGGTGTGTCAGGTATCCTGAAATACCCTCTTTTGCTGTGGTCCTGGCCTCCACCTGCCGCCATTCGGCCCTGGCCATTGCCTTTAATGAAGTGGCCCGGCAGTCTATCATGGCCGATCCCAACTGGAACGACGGCCACTATTATTCGGGTAAAAAGCCCGATATGGGCCTTGCCATTGCCCGGATGATCGGCCATATTACCTATCTGTCCGATGAGTCAATGCGCCTTAAATTTGGAAGGCGGCTGCAGAACCGAAGTGACTTAAGTTTTGAATTCGGCGCAGAGTTCCAGGTGGAGTCCTATCTCCAGCATCAAGGACAGAAATTTATCGAACGGTTTGATGCCAATTCGTTTTTGTACATCACCAAGGCCGCCGACTATTTTGATCTTGCCCGGGACCATGGCAAAGGGTCTCTGGTTCAAGCGTTTTCAAAGGTTGCCGCCAAATTCCTTGTGGTGTCGTATACCTCGGACTGGCTTTATCCTACTTATCAGTCCAAGGAGATGGTGACAGCCATGAAAAAAAACAACCTGGATATCAGTTTCTGCGAGATTGATGCCCAGTGGGGCCATGACGCATTTCTGCTGCCCAATCCTAAACTCAACAATCTGATGAAAGGGTTTTTAGGCCGGGCATTGAGTGAAAATAAATAG
- the metW gene encoding methionine biosynthesis protein MetW: MENEKKEELPPLRYDLQIIASWIKPGSRVLGLGCGEGEILHYLKTQKQVIERGIEIEESKVMRCIEKGISVLQGDINEEIRDYPDRAFDYAICSQTLQQVYDPATLIHAMLRVADKGIVSFPNFGHYKVRAKLALTGCAPVTRELPYTWYNTPNIRVLSLRDFKQFARKAGFRILERAAINTYEHQRQGHQVKFLPNFLATYGIFLIGK; this comes from the coding sequence ATGGAAAATGAAAAAAAAGAGGAACTGCCCCCGTTAAGATACGATCTTCAGATCATTGCCTCCTGGATTAAACCGGGTTCCAGAGTCCTGGGACTGGGGTGCGGTGAAGGGGAGATCCTGCACTACCTGAAAACCCAGAAACAGGTGATCGAGAGGGGTATTGAGATAGAAGAATCCAAGGTCATGCGCTGCATTGAAAAGGGCATATCCGTGCTTCAGGGGGATATTAACGAAGAAATCCGGGATTATCCGGACCGTGCCTTTGACTATGCCATCTGTTCCCAGACCCTTCAGCAGGTTTATGATCCTGCTACGTTAATTCACGCCATGCTCCGGGTGGCGGACAAGGGCATCGTCAGTTTCCCTAATTTTGGCCATTATAAGGTCAGGGCCAAGCTTGCCCTGACCGGATGCGCCCCGGTAACCCGGGAATTGCCCTATACATGGTACAACACCCCCAACATCCGGGTCTTAAGCCTCAGGGATTTCAAACAGTTTGCCCGCAAGGCAGGCTTCAGGATATTAGAGCGTGCCGCCATCAACACGTATGAACATCAACGCCAAGGCCATCAGGTAAAATTTCTGCCCAATTTCCTGGCAACCTACGGTATTTTTCTCATTGGGAAATAG
- a CDS encoding sulfite exporter TauE/SafE family protein, producing the protein MTGLKKYLSIKKAVLVVGLVFILLTSFFFNTLYAWQWIDYRLHSSLEISGGLISCLIGILLLIKSQAKLDTRLIMLATGFAGMGILDTAHAISRPGDAFVFLHSVASLSGGFFFSSAWFSRGRQMKNLFELRFIFFGFIALTASVGLRALLFPEDVPKIMPLFDGDFTMAAVLINLTAGFLFFSSMIECYLFYKRERQSQDLFFACLVGFFGIAAVLFPFSTPWNGMWWIWHLVRFSAFVATLIYIFKAYGPHLQRTADQTKEEKSWDSLSKTPTHLVFWVLADFIYIILLSPFLGNKIPLAFYEFILVHLLAIAVGTMVMFTGLGAGVLWIPVLTFLNIRPSEAVAISIFTQIAGKGTGSLTYLFTGMVDMTIAVRFIPFALGGVALGFLAGFYFPTAYERILIYIFLLIAGYLLMKTLHSLNEPEPEVCVSREDHTFSKSYPVVFFSSFFTGLLSIGNTDWIIPHMIQKLKMPTSRAVATGLFIMFTSILFYLFLVWLSVLTGKGAWPHGTYLLFATCSGVILGGQIGTRLIRILWFKQHQKHGFILMLALSIIHLLW; encoded by the coding sequence GTGACCGGATTAAAAAAATATCTGTCGATTAAAAAAGCAGTCCTTGTAGTCGGGCTTGTATTTATCCTGCTAACGTCATTCTTTTTTAACACGCTTTATGCGTGGCAATGGATCGATTACCGGCTGCATTCATCCCTGGAAATCTCGGGCGGCCTGATCTCCTGCCTGATCGGGATTCTCCTTCTCATCAAATCCCAGGCTAAGTTGGATACCCGTCTGATTATGCTGGCCACAGGGTTTGCCGGTATGGGCATACTGGATACTGCCCACGCCATCAGTCGGCCTGGAGACGCCTTTGTCTTTCTTCACAGCGTCGCCAGCCTTTCCGGAGGGTTTTTCTTCTCTTCGGCCTGGTTCAGCCGGGGACGGCAAATGAAAAATCTTTTTGAACTAAGGTTTATCTTTTTCGGATTTATTGCGCTCACCGCTTCCGTAGGACTTCGGGCGCTTCTTTTTCCTGAAGATGTGCCAAAGATTATGCCCTTGTTCGACGGTGACTTTACCATGGCTGCGGTGCTAATTAATCTTACAGCCGGATTTTTATTTTTTTCATCAATGATCGAATGTTATCTGTTCTACAAGCGGGAGCGCCAAAGCCAGGATTTGTTTTTTGCCTGTCTTGTGGGATTCTTCGGCATAGCCGCGGTCCTTTTTCCTTTCTCCACCCCCTGGAACGGGATGTGGTGGATATGGCACCTGGTTCGATTTAGTGCCTTTGTTGCCACCCTTATTTACATTTTCAAGGCGTACGGTCCACACTTGCAGCGAACGGCAGACCAAACCAAAGAGGAGAAATCCTGGGATAGTCTGTCCAAAACACCAACGCATCTGGTTTTCTGGGTATTGGCCGATTTCATATATATTATTTTGCTTTCACCCTTTTTAGGTAATAAAATTCCGCTGGCATTCTATGAGTTTATTCTTGTCCACCTGTTGGCCATTGCGGTGGGGACGATGGTCATGTTTACCGGTCTGGGGGCGGGGGTACTGTGGATTCCGGTTCTCACCTTTTTAAATATAAGGCCATCGGAGGCAGTTGCCATTTCCATCTTCACCCAAATTGCAGGCAAGGGTACAGGTTCATTAACCTATCTCTTCACCGGAATGGTGGACATGACAATTGCTGTCCGTTTTATTCCGTTCGCATTGGGAGGCGTGGCTTTGGGATTTCTGGCCGGATTTTATTTTCCTACGGCCTATGAACGTATCCTCATCTATATTTTTCTGCTCATTGCCGGGTATCTGCTCATGAAAACCCTGCATTCCCTGAACGAACCTGAACCGGAAGTCTGTGTATCTCGCGAAGATCATACGTTTAGCAAAAGTTATCCTGTGGTATTTTTCTCCTCTTTTTTTACAGGGCTGCTAAGCATCGGGAATACGGACTGGATTATCCCCCACATGATACAAAAGCTTAAAATGCCGACCTCCCGGGCAGTGGCCACAGGATTGTTTATCATGTTTACATCCATCCTGTTTTATCTGTTTTTGGTATGGCTCAGTGTTCTAACCGGAAAGGGGGCATGGCCCCATGGAACGTATCTTCTCTTTGCCACCTGTAGCGGCGTCATTCTGGGAGGACAGATTGGCACCCGCCTCATACGTATTTTGTGGTTTAAACAGCATCAAAAGCACGGATTTATTCTCATGCTGGCATTGTCCATCATCCATCTGCTTTGGTAA
- a CDS encoding AEC family transporter, which yields MTDQVIQQVLSLILMMSVGWGLRKKGILTNSVNRSLSEILINVSMPCLIIKSFNVNFSSNLMGNAWTILMYSFIIHALMIGFCQVWYCKIHIIKKPVFHFATVFSNCAFIGFPLTHGLFGEIGVFYTSMFLIPFNLLVFSYGVMLFTGRANIKSLLRDLVLNLPLIATFAGILIFVFNFKIPPFCLDPLTSVGNMTTPISMFVIGSMLADAKIHDVFTGLDIYYLSLIKLIVAPLLCYLLIRRFVADQTLLKILVILVAMPTATLVGIFAEKYDGNRKAASLCAFITTVLSMITIPVITAMI from the coding sequence GTGACTGACCAGGTGATTCAACAGGTGTTGTCCCTGATACTGATGATGTCCGTAGGTTGGGGACTGAGAAAAAAGGGCATTTTAACAAATTCGGTAAATCGTTCGCTCAGTGAGATTTTGATCAACGTCTCCATGCCCTGCCTGATCATCAAATCTTTTAACGTAAATTTTTCAAGCAATTTAATGGGCAATGCATGGACCATCCTTATGTACTCGTTTATTATCCATGCTCTGATGATTGGATTCTGCCAGGTGTGGTATTGTAAAATTCACATCATCAAGAAGCCCGTTTTTCATTTTGCTACGGTATTTTCAAACTGTGCGTTTATTGGTTTTCCGTTGACCCATGGGTTGTTTGGAGAAATCGGTGTGTTTTATACCTCCATGTTTTTAATCCCCTTTAACCTGTTGGTGTTTAGTTATGGCGTCATGCTGTTTACAGGGAGGGCGAATATTAAAAGCCTTTTGCGGGACTTAGTGCTTAATCTGCCGTTGATCGCCACCTTCGCTGGTATTCTGATTTTTGTTTTCAATTTTAAGATTCCTCCTTTTTGTTTGGACCCTTTAACCAGTGTGGGAAATATGACCACCCCCATATCCATGTTTGTCATTGGTTCCATGCTGGCCGACGCCAAGATTCATGATGTGTTCACAGGGCTTGATATCTATTATTTGAGTCTGATTAAATTGATTGTGGCACCCCTGTTGTGCTACTTGCTGATCCGTCGTTTCGTTGCGGATCAAACCCTTCTTAAGATCCTTGTCATCTTGGTTGCCATGCCCACGGCAACCCTGGTCGGAATTTTTGCTGAAAAATATGACGGAAACAGAAAGGCCGCATCTCTGTGTGCATTTATTACCACCGTCCTGTCCATGATCACCATTCCGGTTATCACCGCCATGATATAG
- a CDS encoding TonB-dependent receptor plug domain-containing protein — MNRCLGKKAVVISLVCFIFGWGTGAGVLPVQAVTTSGENTGKHIVDKDALTREADALFSMSFDDLMHVRIQAGTITGISENKSPVARTVITSRDIALTPARSILDLIEVYVPGATFVNHFNGPRFGIRGVLGDQNYHYLLLVNGKNMNFKAQDGALVEIFNRDLNDIREIEIIRGPGSVTYGPGAIGGIINILTHTADTRPGVSTGIELNTENRC, encoded by the coding sequence ATGAATCGTTGCCTTGGAAAAAAAGCCGTTGTGATTTCTCTGGTGTGCTTCATTTTTGGATGGGGAACCGGTGCAGGTGTATTGCCGGTTCAGGCCGTGACAACATCCGGGGAAAATACAGGAAAACACATTGTTGATAAAGATGCATTGACCCGGGAAGCAGACGCGCTTTTTTCCATGTCTTTTGACGACCTCATGCATGTCCGTATCCAGGCAGGCACCATTACCGGTATATCTGAGAACAAGTCGCCGGTGGCACGCACTGTGATTACATCCCGGGACATTGCCCTGACGCCTGCCCGCAGTATTCTGGACCTGATTGAAGTCTATGTACCGGGGGCAACATTCGTAAACCATTTCAACGGGCCCAGATTCGGCATCAGGGGGGTGCTGGGGGATCAGAATTACCACTATCTTCTCCTGGTCAACGGCAAAAACATGAATTTCAAGGCCCAGGATGGGGCACTGGTCGAAATTTTCAACCGTGACCTTAATGACATCAGAGAAATTGAGATCATCCGGGGGCCTGGATCCGTTACCTATGGTCCCGGGGCCATCGGCGGGATTATTAATATTCTGACCCATACGGCGGATACCCGTCCCGGCGTCAGCACAGGCATTGAACTTAATACCGAAAACCGGTGCTGA
- a CDS encoding YfiR family protein, with protein MTGRYGRKITVFGICFYLCALLVCKPFLCQAQEDRRHEYLLKSAFIERFTRFVQWPPSFDDSDEDPAFVIGALCEPEFCRVLKVAFDGHRIKNRPVTFRRIKTAGDIDGCHLVYIGKTDDSTFDGLLEKVKSKPVLAVSDTRGYAEKGVHINMFVQQEQIRFEINHKSAVASGLKISHLLLQLARIVETDDGSRS; from the coding sequence ATGACAGGCAGATACGGCAGAAAAATTACGGTTTTTGGGATATGCTTCTACCTGTGCGCGTTGTTGGTATGCAAGCCCTTTCTATGCCAGGCCCAGGAAGACAGACGCCATGAATACCTTTTAAAATCGGCTTTTATTGAGCGGTTTACCCGGTTTGTCCAATGGCCCCCTTCCTTTGACGACAGTGACGAAGATCCGGCCTTTGTCATCGGAGCCCTGTGTGAGCCTGAGTTTTGCCGAGTGTTGAAGGTGGCCTTTGATGGGCACCGTATTAAAAATCGGCCGGTAACGTTTCGGCGGATTAAAACGGCCGGAGATATAGATGGATGCCATCTGGTGTACATCGGCAAAACAGATGATTCAACCTTTGACGGGCTTCTTGAGAAAGTTAAGTCAAAACCCGTGCTGGCGGTTTCAGACACCAGGGGCTACGCCGAAAAAGGTGTCCACATCAATATGTTTGTACAGCAGGAGCAGATTCGTTTTGAGATCAATCATAAATCAGCCGTTGCCAGTGGATTGAAGATCAGCCACCTGCTTTTGCAGCTTGCCAGGATTGTAGAGACCGACGACGGGAGCCGCAGCTGA
- a CDS encoding ATP-binding protein — translation MRGGFKNISTQLVAIILVVAVLTIIPTLLVCGWIQYRTLKQDLGQNIDITGHLIGEYCASPLIFEDRAGADDVLKRLGHMPNIQAAVLRDKLGAVFAVYSRNDAHLHQCQGGSAQKGVFANGFYCITLPVVYEGETYGTIVIHADTSEIYGKIRGFGITLLPWALAIFALALFLAILLQRKISGPITHLADITHRIAVSEDFSIRAPAGRNDEIGHLYDGFNNMLAHLADREIQRDLARKEKERLESQLFQAQKMESVGRLAGGVAHDFNNILSVITGYSELSLIELDENHPIYENIKTIMESGQRAARLTQQLLAFSRKQVVHKEKLNVKSEIELILKMIKRLLGEDIEIDVVHESDDLCIMADRSQLEQIILNLSVNARDAMPKGGSLTIETRMVILSPETMIRHFDIEAGPHACIIVTDTGEGMPPDVINQIFEPFFTTKEGGKGTGLGLSTVYGIIKQNKGYIDVYSEPGSGTAFKIYLPMIDEHHTQTPTESPRNAGHDRQCHETILLVEDDAGLRRMLSSSLSGRGYTIFEAENGEQGTAIFEKNKDRIDLLITDMVMPGKNGLDMAMEFQATCADLRVILMSGYTENTLIRDGNIPADITFINKPVTPSSLSRVIGEVLGPVVSPPQ, via the coding sequence ATGAGGGGCGGCTTTAAAAATATAAGTACACAGCTCGTTGCCATTATACTGGTGGTGGCTGTTCTGACCATTATACCGACCCTGCTTGTCTGTGGATGGATTCAGTACCGGACATTAAAGCAGGACCTGGGGCAAAATATCGATATAACAGGACACCTGATCGGGGAATACTGTGCCTCGCCTTTGATATTTGAGGACCGGGCCGGGGCCGATGACGTGTTGAAAAGATTGGGCCATATGCCTAATATCCAGGCGGCTGTACTCCGTGATAAATTAGGTGCTGTTTTTGCCGTTTACAGCCGAAATGACGCCCACCTGCATCAATGTCAAGGCGGTTCAGCCCAGAAGGGTGTATTTGCGAACGGCTTTTATTGTATCACTCTGCCGGTTGTTTATGAGGGGGAGACCTACGGCACTATTGTGATTCATGCCGACACCAGTGAAATTTATGGAAAAATCAGAGGGTTTGGTATAACACTTCTGCCCTGGGCACTTGCCATCTTTGCCCTGGCCTTGTTTCTGGCTATTCTGCTTCAAAGAAAAATCTCAGGCCCTATTACACACCTGGCCGATATTACACACAGGATTGCCGTAAGCGAGGATTTTTCCATTCGCGCGCCGGCCGGCCGGAATGATGAAATCGGCCATCTTTACGACGGGTTCAATAACATGCTGGCCCACCTGGCCGATAGGGAGATCCAACGGGACCTTGCCCGAAAAGAAAAAGAAAGGCTGGAAAGCCAACTTTTTCAAGCCCAGAAAATGGAATCGGTCGGCCGCCTGGCCGGCGGCGTTGCCCATGACTTCAATAATATCCTGAGCGTGATTACCGGGTATTCCGAACTCAGCCTGATCGAGTTGGATGAGAATCATCCCATCTATGAAAATATAAAAACCATCATGGAATCCGGCCAGAGAGCTGCCAGGCTGACCCAGCAGCTGCTGGCCTTCAGCAGAAAACAGGTGGTCCACAAAGAAAAGCTCAATGTTAAAAGTGAAATTGAACTCATCCTTAAAATGATCAAACGGCTTTTAGGCGAAGATATCGAAATAGATGTGGTGCATGAGAGCGATGACCTTTGTATCATGGCCGACAGGTCCCAGTTGGAGCAGATCATTCTCAATTTAAGCGTCAATGCCAGGGATGCCATGCCCAAAGGGGGATCACTGACCATTGAAACCCGGATGGTAATCCTTTCTCCCGAGACCATGATCCGGCATTTTGATATTGAAGCCGGGCCCCATGCCTGCATTATTGTAACAGACACAGGAGAAGGGATGCCGCCGGATGTGATCAACCAGATTTTCGAACCTTTTTTCACGACCAAAGAAGGGGGTAAAGGCACTGGCCTGGGCCTTTCAACCGTTTACGGCATCATTAAACAAAACAAGGGATATATTGACGTATACAGCGAACCCGGTAGTGGAACTGCCTTTAAAATTTACCTGCCCATGATAGATGAGCACCATACTCAAACCCCGACAGAAAGCCCCCGAAATGCAGGCCATGACAGGCAATGCCACGAAACTATTCTTTTGGTTGAGGACGATGCAGGCCTGCGTCGGATGCTCTCTTCCAGCCTTTCAGGTCGTGGATATACAATCTTTGAGGCCGAGAATGGCGAGCAGGGAACAGCCATATTTGAAAAAAATAAAGATCGTATTGATCTGCTGATAACAGATATGGTCATGCCGGGCAAAAACGGGTTGGACATGGCCATGGAATTTCAGGCGACTTGTGCTGATCTCAGGGTCATTCTCATGTCCGGTTACACGGAAAATACGCTGATTCGTGATGGAAATATCCCTGCCGATATCACATTCATCAATAAACCGGTCACACCGTCCTCCCTTTCCCGAGTGATCGGCGAGGTGCTCGGCCCTGTGGTGTCTCCACCGCAATAG